The segment GTACGCCAGGAATCATACGAGCTACTGCATCTGCTACAACCATAGCTGGCAACTCACCACCAGTTAACACATAGTCGCCAATTGAAATCGTTTCATCTACTAAATGTTCCTCTACACGATAGTCTACACCTTCATAATGACCACAAATAAGGACTATTTGATCGTACGTAGCTAATTCACGAGCCTTTTCTTGTGTAAAAGGTTGACCTGTAGGTCCCATAAAAATAACACGACGTCGTATACTTTCACTAGGATTACCAATAAGGCTCATTTCATCACACATCTCATCTGTAGAATAGGCGCTATTAGTTTCGCTATCATATTGAGCAATAACAGATTCTACCGCTTCAAAGATGGGAGGTGCCATCATAAGCATACCCGCACCGCCACCATAGGGCGTATCATCTACTTGACCATGTTTATTATGACTAAAGTCGCGAGGGTTAGTTACACCCACAGACAATCGTTCTGCTTCGATAGCCCGTTTTATGATGGAATGACTAAAAAAAGCATCAAAAAACTCAGGAAATAAAGATACGATATCGATACGCATAGACCGTCCTCTGTACTTATTAACTCACATAAACTCATTAGCATTATCTATATATAGCTATATTATATAACTTTTACCATAATATACCTATATGTAGATAAAATAAAACCGCCTAAAGGATTATATCCATTCAGGCGGATCTACGATCATTAATTTATTTTCCACATCGATGTCTTTAACGACCTCTTCAATGGCTGCAAATAATTGATCTGGTTCCCCATCTTTGGAAACCACATAAACATCATTAGCACCAGGTTGCAATACATCAGTCACTGTGCCAAGCACATTCCCCTTTGTATCTTGTACTTCGAGACCAATGATATCAAAGATGTAGTAGCGACCTTCTGGTAATTCTACCAAATCTTCACGACGTACTTGAATCTCTTTCTTAGCGAATAATTCAGCCGCGTTGCGATCAGGGATTTCCTTAAAGGATGCTAATACGAATTGTTTATGAAATCGTGCGGATGCAACGTGGTATTCTTTACCATCGATGTAACAGGCATCCATATGCATGAACCGTTCTGGAAAATCGGTTCTAGGCATAATACGAAGATCACCCCGCACGCCGTGCGGGGCGATGATAACACCTATTGTGATGAAATCGTTATGCTTCATTATTGACGAAACGCAACGATTTTACCGTCTTCTAATAGGATTTCAGCGCCCATCATGGCATCCAAATCATCCCCGATTTTAACGGTAACTGTTTGCTCTAATGTGCCTTGAGGAATTTCAGTTCCCAAAGACAATTCTTGAGCATCTTTCAATTTAGCTGTTACTTCTTCTTTGAAAGCCAAGCGTTTATTTTTCTCTTCGTCGATTTGTTGACGAATCGCAGTAAGACTTGTTGCATCAACTTTAGCCGCATCAGCCAAAATACGTTGAGCTTGGAACTCAATTGCTTCCAAATCTTTATTCACCATATCAAGGCGAGTTTCAAGATCGGATACAATCTTCGCTTTCAAGTCTTCTGTTACTTTTGCTTTTACTGCTACAGGGACACGTAATGTCATTTCTTCCATTGGAATACTCCCTTTTAGACAATATCAACAGATATCTTTTTGTTCTCTTTAATAGCCGCCGCTTTCACCACAGCGCGAATCGCTTTCGCAATTCGTCCTTGCTTTCCGATGACTTTGCCCATATCCTCTGGGGCTACGTGAAGTTCGTAAACCTCCATATTCCCCTTTTGGACCATGGTAACAGATACGGCATCAGGCTGCTTCACTAATGATTTCGCAATTAATGAAATTAATTCTATCATCACAGTATGCCTCTCTATTAATTACTTTTTAGCGTCAGCAAATTTTTGCATAACGCCTTGTTTTTTGAACAAGGAGCGAACAGTGTCAGTAGGCTGAGCACCTTTAGCTAACCAAGCCAAAGCTTTTTCTTCGTCTACATTAACGATAGCTGGTTGTTTAGTAGCATCATATTGACCAATAGTGTCAACAGGACGCCCTTCACGTGGAGCACGTGCGTCAGCAACAACGATACGGTAGAAAGGAGCTTTTTTAGCACCTAAACGAGTCAAACGAATTTTTAACATGTGAAATTCACCTCCTTATACTGATGTGGGTGGACAGGTTCAGCGCCCCTGCCCATGTATTACATAAACGGTAATTTAGGCATTCCTGGGAAGCCACCCTTACCGCCACGTAAACCTTGCATGCGCTTCATCATCTTCCGCGCTTCTTCAAATTGTTTCAACAAGCGATTAACGTCTTGTACTTGCGTACCAGACCCCATTGCAATACGCTTGCGGCGAGAACCATTAAGAATACTTGGGTTTTCTCGCTCTGCTGCCGTCATGGATGTAATGATGGCCTCAATACGGCGCACCTCTTTACTATTCAAATCAAGGTCTTTTAATTGATCCTTAATTTGACCCATACCTGGCAACATACCAATAATATTTTGTAATGGCCCTAACTTTCTCACCTGATTCATCTGTTTCAAGAAGTCATCCAAGGTGAAATTGTTTTTCGCCATTTTCTTAGCCATTTCACGAGCTTCTTCTTCGTCGATAGCGCCTTGAACATTTTCAATCAATGTTTTGAAATCGCCCAAGTCGAGAATACGAGAAGCCATACGATCTGGATAGAATACATCAAAACCATCCATTTTCTCGCTCACACCAGTGAACTTGATTGGCAAACCTGTTACAGCTTTGATGGATAACGCAGCACCACCGCGCGCATCACCATCGAGTTTAGTAAGGATAACACCATCAACGCCTAATTTTTCATTAAATGTTTGTGCTGTTGTTACTGCATCTTGACCGATCATGGAGTCTACAACGAGTAGAATTTCATGAGGTCGAACAGCTGCTTTGATGTTGGACAACTCGTCCATGAGAACTTCGTCTATCGCCAAGCGACCAGCTGTATCGATGATAACAACATCTTTCAACATATGCGTGCTTTGCTCTACGGCACGACGCGCAATGTCTACTGGATTAGCACCAGGTGTTTCATCAGCAAATACGGGAATATCGATTTGCTTACCTACAACTTGCAATTGAGTAATCGCAGCGGGACGATATACGTCGGCAGCTACGAGCATTGGATGCTTACCTTGTTTGCGAAGGTATACTGCCAATTTACCAGCTGTTGTAGTCTTACCAGCACCTTGCAAACCAACAAGCATGATAATCGTTGGAGGCTTGCTAGAAATCATGATACGGCTTTGTGTACCGCCTAAGAGAGCTGTTAATTCGTCATTTACGATCTTAATAACCGTTTGTGCTGGATTCAAAGAACCGAATACCTCTTCACCGAGGGCCTTTTCCTTAATGGACTTCACAAAGTCCTTCGCAACCATAAAGTTAACGTCCGCTTCTAATAGTGCTGTACGTACTTGACGCAACGCAAGATTGACATCATCTTCAGTAATTTTGCCCTTCCCTTTCAAGGATTGAAAGGCTTCTTGCAGTTTTTCTGACAAGCTATCAAATGCCATAATATCCCTCCATTTGCGCCAATACTTTTTGTACCTTGGTTTCAGCTAACACCTCTTCAGGCAAGGTTTCTTTCAACTGTGAAAGCAAACCTTCACGCTGTTCATATTGTTCTACCAAGTGCAACTTTGATTCGTAATCATTTAAAATGTGTCGAGCACGCTGCAAGTTATCGTGTACAGCCTGCCGTGATACGCCTAGTTCCTCAGCGATTTCTCCAAGGGACATGTCGTCTTCGTGGTGAAGTTGTAAGGACATGCGTTGCTTGTCCGTCAATAATGGCCCATAGAAATCCAAGAGCAAACTTATAAGCACTCGTTCTTCCATTTCGCCACCTCCATCACTGTCAAGTCATATTACTTTACATATGGTACAGTATAAAAAAAGATGTGTCAAGTAGAAATACTTAACACACAATTATAGTCTTGTACTCAACTACTTTTATGTTCTAAGATAATTACTTTAATGATAATAAATTTTATTTTTTACTTTTATATCTATAATAAAGTGCTATAATATAGATATCTAATATTTTCAATATAAAGACAGGAGGTATTTTATGAATACCAAACAATATGACCTTATCGTTCTAGGTTTCGGCAAAGCCGGTAAAACATTAGCCGCTAAATTTGGCTCTATGGGCAAATCTGTAGCTATGATTGAAGAAAACCCACTAATGTATGGTGGCACATGTATTAATATTGCATGTATCCCAACTAAAACGATGATTATAGCCGCATCAAAAGGCTTATCTTACGATCAAGTATTAAACCAACGCGAGGTAGTTACATCTCGTTTACGCAATAAAAACTTCGCTATGTTAGACACTAATGAACATGTCGATGTATATACTGGACATGGTGAATTCATTAGTAATAAAGAAATCGCCATTACAGCTGGGGAAGATAAAATCATCTTATCTGGTGAAACAATTATTATTAACACTGGTGCTGTAGCGATTAAGCCTAACATTGATGGCATCGACACAGCAACAGGCTTCTATAATAGCACAGAAATCCAACAATTATCCCCTCAACCCAGTACTCTAGGTGTCATCGGCGCGGGCCCTATCGGCCTTGAATTTGCCAGCCTATATGCTAAACTAGGTGCAAAGGTAACAGTATTTAATATTGAATCTGGTATCTTAAAACGCGAGGAACCTATCGTACAAGAATTAGCTAATGAGTACTTGACTGAGCAAGGTATTACTATTCTTAACGATGTAACATTAAACTCTGTATCTAATGATGGCAACAAACCTGTTATTACTGCAAATGGTCAAAACTATACATTTGATGCCGTTTTATATGCTACAGGTCGCAAACCAAATACAGCTAACATCGGTTTAGAAAATACGGATATTACTACTAACGAACGCGGCGCTATCATAGTGAATGATACATGTGAAAGCTCCGTTCCTGGCGTATATGCAGTAGGAGATGTAAACGGTGGTCCTCAATTTACGTATATTTCTCTCGATGACTTCCGCATTGTATTTGGTGCTCTTACAGGTAATGGCCAATACACATTAAAAGATCGCAAAAATATTCCTTATACAACATTCTTAACACCTCCACTGGCTCGTGTAGGTCTCACAGAAGAAGATGCTATCAACAAAGGATATACAGTTAAAACTAAAGAAATGCTCGTAGCTACCATGCCAAGAGCTCATGTAAACGACTATTTAAAAGGTGCTTTTAAAATTGTAGTAAATGCAGAAAACAATTTAATCCTTGGTGCTACACTTTATTCTCAAGGTGCTGAAGAGTTGATTAACCTCATTAAAATGGCTATGGACAACAACATTCCATATACATATTTCAAAAACCAAATCTTCACACATCCTACAATGGCAGAAAATTTAAATGATCTCTGTAATTTCTAGGTAAGAATAGTAACTACATAATCTAATATAATAAACAAAAGAGTCTCCCATAACTGGAATAGATAAGTTACGGGAGACTCTTTTATTTATGCCTAATGATCAATTTTGGATTATTAGTTAATATATTTAGTTCTTTGTAAATAATCTACGAACTACTGATTGCAATTTAGGTGTCAATACGATAGCCACCACAATACCTGCAGCACTTGTAATCAAGGAGTATTGAATTTTGCTAGCTGCTACGGCTGCACTTTCAAGAACAAACCACCATGCTAAGAAATAGCCAAATGCAGTCCAAATTGTACCAATAATAAGAGCAATCAAAATACGTGTAAAGGTTGCTGTCGGTTTTGTAATGGATGGTGGCAAGTAACCTGCTGTCATACCACCTACAATAAGACCTGCAATACCTTTAATAAAGAAAGAGAATACAATGTATTGCGTATGTCCACCAAAAAGATCAAATAATGCGGAACCAATAGCCGCACCTAAACCACCATATAAACCGCCAAAAAGAATGGATGATGTAAATAATGCAGCAGATCCTAAGTGAACCATGGCCCCACCCGGTATTTCGATGCGAATCGTTGTTGCTACTGCACATAAGGCAGCAATAAATCCGATATATACAATATCACGCGTCTTTAATTTCATAATCTAGCTCCTCTCTTTTAGCTGAATAACTATATTTAGTATAACAAATCTCAACCAGTCTAAAAACACTAATTTCATAGGAATTAAATATATAGCCAGATTTAAAATAAAGCACCTATACCATGGTATAGGTGCTTTATAAACTTAAATCAACGCTATCACATATTATATGTTATAAGATATAATCTAAAAATTAAATCTTAGCTCGTTTTAAACGTAAAGAGTTACTTACAACGGTTACAGAGCTAAATGCCATTGCTGTACCTGCAATCATAGGATTTAATGCGCCGACAGCAGCCAATGGAATACCAATGCAGTTAAAGATCAATGCCCAGAATAGATTTTGTTTAATATTAGTCATAGTCTTACGGCTGAGGCGTACTGCTTGTACTAGTGTGTGTAAATCATTTCTTACAAGAACGATATCTGCTGCTTCTACAGCAATATCTGTACCACTACCGATAGCAAAACCAATATCTGCAGTTACAAGAGCTGGTGCATCATTGATACCATCACCAACCATGCCCACTACGAGACCTTTATCTTGTAACTCTTTTACTTTGCTAGCTTTATCTTGAGGCAACACTTCTGCAATAACGTGAGTAATACCTGCTTGTTTAGCAATATATTGAGCTGTACGGCGATTATCACCGGTAAGCATCCACACATCGATACCTTGAGACTGTAATTCTTTTACCACCTCAATAGTTTCTGGACGCAATTCATCCTCTACAGCCCATAATGCACTGATGACACCATCTACAGCGAGAACAGACACGGAAGCACCTTGTTCTTCATAGTGTAGAATATCATCTTGGACGGCACTTAGATCATAACCTAATTCAGACATCCAACGGCTATGACCAAGTTGTACAGACACGCCTTGATAAGCGCCTTGCAAACCTTTACCAGGCACATCACCGAAGCTTTCTAGTTCTACAGCTTTACCTTTATAACCATGATCTTCGCCATAATAAACCATGGCCTTTGCAATTGGATGCGATGTACCACTTTCAAGGGCCATCATAAGGGACATATTTATACTTTCATCACCATTATAATTTTTGAAAGCCGTTACATCGAGAACACCTTGCGTAAGAGTGCCAGTTTTATCCATAACGATGGCATCAAGTTTACCAGCTTTTTCAAGATATTCCGCACTCTTGATGAGAACACCATGCTCCGCACCTAAGCCAGAGCCTACCATAATAGATGTTGGTGTAGCGAGACCAAGCGCACAAGGACAAGCGATAACAAGCACTGCTGTAGCATTAATGAGAGCTACATTAACAGAATCGCCTACAATAAAATACCATACAAGGCCAGTCAATACAGCGAGGCCAATAACGATAGGCACGAAGTATTGAGCTACGATATCTGCAATACGTTGAATACTTGCTTTAGAGGTTTGAGCTTCCTCTACGACTTTAATGATTTGAGAGAGCATTGTATCGGAGCCGATACGTTTTGCTTCCATTGTGAAAGCACCGCTCAAGTTAATAGTCGCCCCAATTACCTCGGAGCCTACTTGTTTTTCTACAGGCAAGCTTTCACCGGTAAGCATAGCTTCATCTACAGTAGAATAGCCTTCAGTAATAGTACCATCGACTGGAATTTTTTCACCTGCACGAACTTGTAAGATATCACCTGCTACAACCTTAGATGTAGGAATATCTACGAACTCACCATCACGCAATACATGAGCTGTTGCTGGTTGCAAGGCAATCAATTTTTGAAGTGCTTCAGAGGTACGCCCCTTAGCAATTTCTTCTAAAAGTTTGCCAAGAAGAATGAATGTAATGAGCCAAGCTGAGGTTTCAAAGTAAATGCCATGAGGCCCAAGTTCTGGATGGAACTGCCAATTATAAATACTGAATAGATAGGCAACAGTCGTACCCATTACAACGAGAACATCCATGGTAAGGGCGCCATTCTTTACCGCACTCCACGCACTCTTATAGAACATAAGGCCAGGGCCGAACTGAGCAATGGTAGCAAGAATGAACTCTACCCATACTGGCAAGGCTTGAATGCCAAAACGATGTAATGTCATGTTAATCATCATCGGTACGGCCATACAAGCAGCAATGATAAGACGCGTAATATGAGGTTTTAAATTAACCTTTTCTATTTCTTGCTTCGTTTCATCTGCTTCCGTAGCACCGAAACCAATATTCGTAATGGCATCGATAATTTGTTGTGGCTCTACAGTAGAGCTATCTTTGTATTCTACACTCCCCTTTCGAGTGAGTAGATTAACCTTTACAGATTCTACGCCATCGATCTTAGAAACGACGTTTTCAACGCGCTTTACACAAGCAGCACAGTGCATACCTGTAATATCAAACTCTTGTTTCTTCTTGCTCATAGTATCACTTCTTTCTAACATAATCTTCAAAGATATATGTTCCTATATATCTATATAAGTCAGAAACTTATAGTAGATATATCATACATCGCTAACAGAATACTTTATAAACACGTATCATTTAATATATGAACACTTTTACATGAGTATTCATTCATAGGTCTATAATCAATAATAACATAAATTATCATTACGTCAATATCCTACCAAATCTAGAGGACTATTCCTTTTTTATAGGGGATTTAACATCTCCCCACCTATACACAACATTCATAAATAGATTATAATAAAGTGATGATGAATAAACATAAACTTTGATTCCAAAGGAGGTGAAACTATGTGTGAATCAATAAGCCCTATAGTAGAATTCACTTCGGTAGCGAAGGAGTTTCGCCACGAATATGTTGTGGAGAAATCGCGTTTTATCACAACAATATATCCTTGTTCTACAGAAGAGGAGGCGCAGGCTTTTATTAACCGCATCAACAAAGAATTTTGGGATGCCCGCCACAACTGTACGGCCTTTGCATTAGGACCAAAGCAAGAGCAACAACGCTCTTCTGACAATGGTGAGCCTTCTGGTACCGCTGGTAAACCTATGTTAGAAGTACTCAAAAAAACAGGTATTACCAATGTAGCCGTCGTAGTAACGCGCTATTTTGGAGGTATTAAGCTAGGCGCAGGTGGTTTGATTCGTGCATATTCACACTCCGTTGCAGAAACTTTACGTCTTGCCCCTAAAGAACTACACACAACACGAACTCAGTTGCAGGCTACC is part of the Veillonella nakazawae genome and harbors:
- a CDS encoding KH domain-containing protein — protein: MIELISLIAKSLVKQPDAVSVTMVQKGNMEVYELHVAPEDMGKVIGKQGRIAKAIRAVVKAAAIKENKKISVDIV
- a CDS encoding FAD-containing oxidoreductase, with the protein product MNTKQYDLIVLGFGKAGKTLAAKFGSMGKSVAMIEENPLMYGGTCINIACIPTKTMIIAASKGLSYDQVLNQREVVTSRLRNKNFAMLDTNEHVDVYTGHGEFISNKEIAITAGEDKIILSGETIIINTGAVAIKPNIDGIDTATGFYNSTEIQQLSPQPSTLGVIGAGPIGLEFASLYAKLGAKVTVFNIESGILKREEPIVQELANEYLTEQGITILNDVTLNSVSNDGNKPVITANGQNYTFDAVLYATGRKPNTANIGLENTDITTNERGAIIVNDTCESSVPGVYAVGDVNGGPQFTYISLDDFRIVFGALTGNGQYTLKDRKNIPYTTFLTPPLARVGLTEEDAINKGYTVKTKEMLVATMPRAHVNDYLKGAFKIVVNAENNLILGATLYSQGAEELINLIKMAMDNNIPYTYFKNQIFTHPTMAENLNDLCNF
- a CDS encoding YlqD family protein, with product MEEMTLRVPVAVKAKVTEDLKAKIVSDLETRLDMVNKDLEAIEFQAQRILADAAKVDATSLTAIRQQIDEEKNKRLAFKEEVTAKLKDAQELSLGTEIPQGTLEQTVTVKIGDDLDAMMGAEILLEDGKIVAFRQ
- a CDS encoding heavy metal translocating P-type ATPase, with translation MSKKKQEFDITGMHCAACVKRVENVVSKIDGVESVKVNLLTRKGSVEYKDSSTVEPQQIIDAITNIGFGATEADETKQEIEKVNLKPHITRLIIAACMAVPMMINMTLHRFGIQALPVWVEFILATIAQFGPGLMFYKSAWSAVKNGALTMDVLVVMGTTVAYLFSIYNWQFHPELGPHGIYFETSAWLITFILLGKLLEEIAKGRTSEALQKLIALQPATAHVLRDGEFVDIPTSKVVAGDILQVRAGEKIPVDGTITEGYSTVDEAMLTGESLPVEKQVGSEVIGATINLSGAFTMEAKRIGSDTMLSQIIKVVEEAQTSKASIQRIADIVAQYFVPIVIGLAVLTGLVWYFIVGDSVNVALINATAVLVIACPCALGLATPTSIMVGSGLGAEHGVLIKSAEYLEKAGKLDAIVMDKTGTLTQGVLDVTAFKNYNGDESINMSLMMALESGTSHPIAKAMVYYGEDHGYKGKAVELESFGDVPGKGLQGAYQGVSVQLGHSRWMSELGYDLSAVQDDILHYEEQGASVSVLAVDGVISALWAVEDELRPETIEVVKELQSQGIDVWMLTGDNRRTAQYIAKQAGITHVIAEVLPQDKASKVKELQDKGLVVGMVGDGINDAPALVTADIGFAIGSGTDIAVEAADIVLVRNDLHTLVQAVRLSRKTMTNIKQNLFWALIFNCIGIPLAAVGALNPMIAGTAMAFSSVTVVSNSLRLKRAKI
- the rpsP gene encoding 30S ribosomal protein S16 produces the protein MLKIRLTRLGAKKAPFYRIVVADARAPREGRPVDTIGQYDATKQPAIVNVDEEKALAWLAKGAQPTDTVRSLFKKQGVMQKFADAKK
- a CDS encoding YigZ family protein, translated to MCESISPIVEFTSVAKEFRHEYVVEKSRFITTIYPCSTEEEAQAFINRINKEFWDARHNCTAFALGPKQEQQRSSDNGEPSGTAGKPMLEVLKKTGITNVAVVVTRYFGGIKLGAGGLIRAYSHSVAETLRLAPKELHTTRTQLQATIDYSLYGAIERYVQDQKLHYEASFGEHVDITILVPPTDVERIQKELQDMSHGAATCTILDSIEVVLPLEQ
- the ffh gene encoding signal recognition particle protein yields the protein MAFDSLSEKLQEAFQSLKGKGKITEDDVNLALRQVRTALLEADVNFMVAKDFVKSIKEKALGEEVFGSLNPAQTVIKIVNDELTALLGGTQSRIMISSKPPTIIMLVGLQGAGKTTTAGKLAVYLRKQGKHPMLVAADVYRPAAITQLQVVGKQIDIPVFADETPGANPVDIARRAVEQSTHMLKDVVIIDTAGRLAIDEVLMDELSNIKAAVRPHEILLVVDSMIGQDAVTTAQTFNEKLGVDGVILTKLDGDARGGAALSIKAVTGLPIKFTGVSEKMDGFDVFYPDRMASRILDLGDFKTLIENVQGAIDEEEAREMAKKMAKNNFTLDDFLKQMNQVRKLGPLQNIIGMLPGMGQIKDQLKDLDLNSKEVRRIEAIITSMTAAERENPSILNGSRRKRIAMGSGTQVQDVNRLLKQFEEARKMMKRMQGLRGGKGGFPGMPKLPFM
- the rimM gene encoding ribosome maturation factor RimM (Essential for efficient processing of 16S rRNA), which encodes MKHNDFITIGVIIAPHGVRGDLRIMPRTDFPERFMHMDACYIDGKEYHVASARFHKQFVLASFKEIPDRNAAELFAKKEIQVRREDLVELPEGRYYIFDIIGLEVQDTKGNVLGTVTDVLQPGANDVYVVSKDGEPDQLFAAIEEVVKDIDVENKLMIVDPPEWI
- the ylxM gene encoding YlxM family DNA-binding protein; its protein translation is MEERVLISLLLDFYGPLLTDKQRMSLQLHHEDDMSLGEIAEELGVSRQAVHDNLQRARHILNDYESKLHLVEQYEQREGLLSQLKETLPEEVLAETKVQKVLAQMEGYYGI
- a CDS encoding ECF transporter S component; the encoded protein is MKLKTRDIVYIGFIAALCAVATTIRIEIPGGAMVHLGSAALFTSSILFGGLYGGLGAAIGSALFDLFGGHTQYIVFSFFIKGIAGLIVGGMTAGYLPPSITKPTATFTRILIALIIGTIWTAFGYFLAWWFVLESAAVAASKIQYSLITSAAGIVVAIVLTPKLQSVVRRLFTKN
- the trmD gene encoding tRNA (guanosine(37)-N1)-methyltransferase TrmD, with product MRIDIVSLFPEFFDAFFSHSIIKRAIEAERLSVGVTNPRDFSHNKHGQVDDTPYGGGAGMLMMAPPIFEAVESVIAQYDSETNSAYSTDEMCDEMSLIGNPSESIRRRVIFMGPTGQPFTQEKARELATYDQIVLICGHYEGVDYRVEEHLVDETISIGDYVLTGGELPAMVVADAVARMIPGVLGAASGAQEDSFYEPLLECPQYTKPPEFRGWVVPDVLRSGHHKNIATWRQKEALKRTRLLRPDLLERPLTKEEIKLLKEIIAKESERDIGEV